From a single Rhodococcus qingshengii JCM 15477 genomic region:
- a CDS encoding DUF998 domain-containing protein, with the protein MQSPQSAARGNTITHNLRLGTAGIAWVLSVLYLLVEIFTAGAWKTPYSFARDSISSLGVTTCSVDSCSPMHDVMNAAFMILGALTILGAALLHKYIPDGRAKKWILGLAVVVALSTAATGLFPANDGTFVHWTAVLPGFVARHAVLVLMAIQFWKHSKWIAVWSGLCAATGIVGAVLLLGRTLTFGLGERLTLYPLPMWMAVTGVAALLALMRRTVLKNVELTLPGNGFITALLSLRPRRSRAAVPTDVLAPRELTGL; encoded by the coding sequence GTGCAATCCCCTCAGAGCGCCGCGAGAGGGAACACCATCACTCACAATCTTCGCCTCGGCACAGCCGGCATCGCATGGGTCCTGTCGGTGCTCTACCTGCTTGTCGAAATCTTCACAGCCGGAGCATGGAAGACGCCGTACAGCTTCGCGCGCGACTCCATCAGTTCGCTGGGCGTGACGACATGCAGCGTGGATTCATGTTCGCCGATGCACGACGTGATGAACGCGGCCTTCATGATCCTCGGTGCGCTCACCATCCTCGGTGCGGCCTTGCTGCACAAGTACATTCCGGACGGTCGTGCGAAGAAGTGGATTCTCGGTCTTGCCGTCGTCGTTGCATTGAGCACCGCGGCCACCGGCCTCTTCCCGGCGAACGACGGGACCTTCGTTCATTGGACCGCCGTACTTCCCGGCTTCGTCGCACGTCATGCCGTTCTCGTCCTCATGGCAATTCAATTCTGGAAGCACAGCAAATGGATCGCAGTGTGGTCAGGGCTGTGCGCGGCCACCGGAATCGTCGGCGCCGTACTGCTTCTCGGACGAACCCTGACCTTCGGCCTTGGTGAACGCCTGACGCTGTACCCGCTGCCTATGTGGATGGCCGTCACCGGCGTCGCGGCCCTGCTCGCGTTGATGCGCCGAACCGTGTTGAAGAACGTGGAACTGACACTGCCCGGTAACGGATTCATCACCGCTCTGTTGTCGTTGCGCCCGCGTCGATCTCGCGCGGCAGTGCCCACCGACGTTCTCGCACCACGGGAGCTGACCGGTTTGTAG
- a CDS encoding sulfate adenylyltransferase subunit 1, which yields MSDLLRLATAGSVDDGKSTLVGRLLYDTKSVLADQIDAVTRASVDRGLDTPDLSLLVDGLRAEREQGITIDVAYRYFATPKRTFVLADTPGHVQYTRNTVSGASTAQLVILLVDARKGVIAQTRRHAAVLALLGVPKLVLAVNKIDLVENPEEVFTSISAEFNELTSSLGWASEDVVEIPVSALHGDNVAIRSDKTPYYTGPTLIEHLESIPVDAEPHRVGLRFPVQYVIRPRTAEFLDYRGYAGQVAAGSVVPGDEVVILPSGTRTTVTRIDTADGELDVAHAGRSVTLILADDVDVSRGDTIASPSDAPEPIGEFDATVCWLAEKSLRPGARLLLKHGTRTTQAIVGSLVERFNEQDLTTDQGPDTLELNEIGKISIRVAEPIVADDYAVNRHTGSFLLIDPAGGNTLAAGLVGDVISAVELGDRV from the coding sequence ATGAGCGATCTGCTCAGACTGGCAACTGCCGGCAGCGTCGACGACGGAAAGTCCACCCTCGTGGGCCGCCTGTTGTACGACACGAAATCCGTTCTCGCCGACCAGATCGACGCCGTGACCCGTGCGTCGGTGGACCGCGGTCTCGACACCCCTGACCTCTCGCTCCTGGTGGACGGACTGCGCGCCGAGCGTGAGCAGGGCATCACCATCGACGTGGCGTACCGCTACTTCGCGACCCCCAAGCGCACCTTCGTGCTCGCCGATACACCGGGCCACGTGCAGTACACCCGCAACACGGTCTCCGGTGCCTCGACGGCTCAGCTCGTGATCCTGCTGGTCGATGCTCGCAAGGGCGTCATCGCGCAGACTCGCAGGCACGCAGCGGTTCTCGCGTTGCTCGGTGTCCCGAAGCTCGTTCTCGCCGTGAACAAGATCGACCTCGTCGAGAACCCCGAAGAGGTCTTCACCTCGATCTCCGCCGAGTTCAACGAACTCACCAGCTCACTTGGCTGGGCAAGCGAAGACGTCGTCGAGATCCCGGTGTCGGCACTGCACGGTGACAACGTCGCCATCCGCTCCGACAAGACCCCGTACTACACCGGCCCCACGCTGATCGAGCACCTCGAGTCGATTCCGGTCGACGCCGAGCCACATCGCGTCGGTCTGCGTTTCCCGGTGCAGTACGTGATCCGCCCCCGCACCGCAGAGTTCCTCGACTACCGCGGCTACGCCGGTCAGGTCGCTGCCGGTTCCGTCGTGCCCGGCGACGAAGTGGTGATCCTGCCCTCGGGTACGCGCACCACCGTCACACGTATCGACACGGCCGACGGCGAACTGGACGTCGCCCACGCCGGACGCAGCGTCACGCTGATCCTGGCCGACGACGTCGACGTCTCTCGCGGCGACACCATCGCATCGCCGTCCGACGCACCCGAGCCGATCGGCGAATTCGACGCCACTGTCTGCTGGCTGGCCGAGAAGTCGCTGCGCCCCGGTGCACGTCTGCTGCTCAAGCACGGCACGCGAACGACGCAGGCCATCGTGGGCAGCTTGGTGGAACGCTTCAACGAGCAGGACCTCACCACGGATCAGGGCCCGGACACTCTCGAGCTCAACGAGATCGGCAAGATCTCCATCCGGGTGGCCGAGCCGATCGTGGCTGACGACTACGCCGTCAACCGCCACACCGGCAGCTTCCTGCTGATCGATCCCGCTGGTGGAAACACTCTCGCAGCCGGCCTGGTGGGCGACGTCATTTCCGCTGTCGAATTGGGCGACCGCGTCTAA
- a CDS encoding phosphoadenylyl-sulfate reductase yields MTVDISRATADELRSIAERGAVELDGASAQELLQWTEDTFGDSYIVASNMQDGVLVHLAAQVHPGVDVLFLDTGYHFPETIGTRDAVEQVYGVNVINARALASVAEQDVAEGKDLFARDPNRCCALRKVAPLKQTLSGYSAWVTGIRRVEAPTRANAPLISFDEAFGLVKINPIAPWSDEEMQNYIDTNSILVNPLVDEGYPSIGCAPCTSKPAPGSDPRSGRWAGASKTECGLHAS; encoded by the coding sequence ATGACAGTGGACATTTCGCGAGCAACTGCCGACGAGCTTCGGTCCATCGCCGAGCGCGGTGCCGTAGAACTCGACGGAGCCAGCGCGCAGGAACTGTTGCAGTGGACCGAGGACACGTTCGGCGACTCGTACATTGTTGCGTCGAACATGCAGGATGGAGTGCTGGTTCACCTTGCCGCACAGGTGCATCCGGGCGTCGACGTACTCTTCCTCGACACCGGCTATCACTTCCCCGAAACCATCGGCACGCGTGACGCGGTCGAGCAGGTGTACGGCGTCAACGTCATCAACGCTCGTGCGCTGGCAAGCGTCGCCGAGCAGGATGTCGCCGAGGGCAAGGATCTGTTCGCCCGTGATCCCAACCGCTGCTGCGCACTACGCAAAGTCGCGCCGCTCAAGCAGACACTGTCCGGGTACAGCGCGTGGGTGACCGGCATCCGCCGCGTCGAAGCGCCCACCCGCGCCAACGCTCCCCTGATCTCCTTCGACGAAGCCTTCGGACTCGTGAAGATCAACCCGATCGCTCCCTGGTCGGACGAGGAGATGCAGAACTACATCGACACCAATTCCATCCTCGTCAATCCCCTTGTCGACGAGGGATATCCGTCCATCGGCTGCGCACCCTGCACCAGCAAGCCAGCCCCCGGCAGCGATCCGCGTAGCGGTCGTTGGGCCGGTGCCTCCAAGACAGAATGCGGGTTGCACGCATCATGA
- a CDS encoding universal stress protein — MTSASVRHGIVAGIDGSASAVNAARWAASAAKRFDEPLRLTHVLPGQPESGGGTNVTDEEMFDHHLRVEGAKLLDEAEDAIRDDHTDVTVERGLVTGTPATTLVELSKSARIVALGQAGTSEMQSVFLGSDTIRVVNRAHCPVAVFRGTGDHAMADTRPIVVGVDGSKLSELAVAHAFEFAAFLGAPLVAVHTWNEHASLGGYSEARRFVDWGPYEQHEHALLSECLAGWTEKYPDVEVTRSVQRSGPMKALLEHSAEAQLVVVGSHGRSPFMASIVGSTSQSLIHHAQCPVLVCREG; from the coding sequence ATGACCAGTGCATCTGTTCGACACGGAATCGTGGCCGGTATCGACGGCTCGGCAAGCGCGGTCAACGCCGCGAGGTGGGCAGCTTCGGCTGCAAAGAGATTCGACGAACCACTTCGCCTGACCCACGTGCTGCCAGGACAACCCGAGTCCGGTGGCGGTACCAACGTCACCGACGAAGAGATGTTCGACCACCACCTTCGCGTCGAGGGTGCAAAACTGCTCGACGAGGCTGAGGACGCCATCCGCGATGATCACACCGACGTCACCGTCGAACGTGGCCTCGTGACCGGTACTCCCGCAACCACACTCGTCGAACTCTCGAAGTCGGCTCGCATCGTTGCACTGGGTCAGGCCGGCACCAGCGAAATGCAGTCCGTGTTTCTCGGATCCGACACCATTCGGGTGGTCAACCGCGCGCACTGTCCCGTGGCCGTATTCCGCGGTACGGGTGATCACGCGATGGCCGACACCAGGCCCATCGTCGTCGGCGTCGACGGGAGCAAGCTCAGCGAACTCGCCGTCGCGCATGCCTTCGAATTTGCCGCGTTCCTCGGCGCACCTTTGGTTGCGGTCCACACGTGGAACGAGCACGCCTCGCTGGGCGGGTATTCCGAAGCCAGGCGCTTCGTCGACTGGGGACCGTACGAACAGCATGAGCATGCACTGCTGTCCGAGTGCCTCGCCGGCTGGACGGAGAAGTACCCCGATGTCGAAGTCACCCGCAGTGTCCAGCGCAGCGGACCGATGAAGGCACTGCTCGAGCACTCGGCGGAAGCGCAACTCGTAGTCGTCGGTAGCCACGGCCGCAGCCCGTTCATGGCGTCGATAGTCGGATCGACCAGTCAGAGCCTCATCCACCACGCCCAGTGCCCGGTCCTCGTCTGCCGAGAGGGCTGA
- the cysW gene encoding sulfate ABC transporter permease subunit CysW, translating to MNVSRGSKIGLRTIALVYLFVLLVVPIGVILTRTFENGIGPFLESITTPAAISALNLSLIIVAIVVPINVVFGVVTALALVRGRFPGRGVLQSVVDLPFAVSPVVVGVSLILLWGANGWFGGIESLGFKVIFGLPGMVIATIFVTLPFVVREVEPVLHEIGDEQEQAAATLGASGWQTFWRITLPAIRWGLTYGIVLTVARSLGEFGAVIMVSSGFPGVSQTLTLLVHSRYIDDHNTFGAYSAATLLMGIAIIVLLLMTLLDRKRSTT from the coding sequence ATGAACGTGTCCAGAGGATCGAAGATCGGTCTGCGGACCATCGCTCTCGTCTACCTGTTCGTGTTGCTGGTCGTGCCGATCGGTGTGATCCTGACGCGAACGTTCGAGAACGGAATCGGCCCGTTTCTCGAATCGATCACGACACCGGCAGCGATTTCCGCGCTGAATCTTTCGCTGATCATCGTGGCGATCGTGGTTCCGATCAACGTGGTGTTCGGTGTCGTCACGGCTCTGGCACTCGTGCGTGGGCGTTTCCCGGGCCGCGGAGTTCTGCAGTCGGTGGTCGACCTGCCCTTCGCGGTCTCGCCCGTCGTCGTCGGTGTGTCGTTGATTCTCCTGTGGGGTGCCAACGGTTGGTTCGGCGGCATCGAATCGTTGGGGTTCAAAGTCATCTTCGGGTTGCCAGGCATGGTGATCGCGACGATTTTCGTGACGCTGCCCTTCGTCGTCCGGGAAGTCGAACCCGTACTTCACGAGATCGGCGACGAGCAGGAACAAGCAGCCGCGACGCTCGGTGCCTCGGGCTGGCAGACGTTCTGGCGGATCACCTTGCCCGCGATCCGTTGGGGCCTGACGTACGGAATCGTGTTGACGGTGGCGCGTTCGCTCGGTGAATTCGGCGCAGTCATCATGGTCTCTTCCGGCTTCCCGGGGGTATCCCAGACACTGACATTGCTGGTGCACTCGCGATACATCGACGACCACAACACCTTTGGTGCGTATTCGGCGGCAACGCTGCTGATGGGCATCGCCATCATTGTCCTGTTGCTGATGACGCTGCTGGACCGTAAGAGGAGCACCACATGA
- a CDS encoding nitrite/sulfite reductase gives MTSTTDAATPADSAAAAEARPARAARPAKRRAEGQWALGYREPLNANEQAKKDDNPLNVRARIENIYSKQGFDSIDKGDLRGRFRWWGLYTQREEGYDGTFTGDENIDLLEAKYFMMRVRCDAGALNVEQLRTIAGISKEFGRNTADLSDRENVQFHWIEVENVPEIWKRLEAVGLKTTEACGDCPRVVLGSPLAGESLDEVLDPTPAIDEIVRRYIGDPKYSNLPRKFKTAISGQQDVVHEINDIAFIGVNHPEHGPGLDLWVGGGLSTNPMLAQRVGAWIPLDEVPDVWEGVVSIFRDYGYRRLRAKARLKFLVKDWGIEKFREVLETEYLKRPLIDGPAPEKPKRPIDHVGIQKTRNGHNAVGFAPIAGRVSGDILAQVADAAEKAGSDRIRFTPYQKLIILDVADETLEPLIADLDALGLPARPSHWRKNLMACSGIEFCKLSFAETRKRSQVLVPELEQRLADINSQLDVPITININGCPNSCARSQIADIGFKGQLVDDGEGNQVEGFQVHLGGSLGFDSAFGRKLRQHKVTSVEMGDYIDRVVRQFVKNRNEGERFAEWAVRADEGDLR, from the coding sequence ATGACGTCGACCACCGACGCCGCCACACCCGCCGATTCGGCAGCAGCTGCCGAAGCCCGGCCTGCACGCGCTGCGCGTCCCGCCAAGCGTCGCGCCGAAGGTCAGTGGGCCCTCGGTTACCGCGAGCCTCTCAACGCCAACGAGCAGGCCAAGAAGGACGACAACCCGCTCAACGTTCGGGCCCGCATCGAGAACATCTACTCCAAGCAGGGCTTCGACAGCATCGACAAGGGCGACCTTCGCGGCCGCTTCCGCTGGTGGGGTCTCTACACCCAGCGCGAAGAAGGCTACGACGGCACCTTCACCGGCGACGAGAACATCGACCTGCTCGAGGCCAAGTACTTCATGATGCGCGTGCGTTGCGACGCCGGCGCTCTGAACGTCGAGCAGCTGCGCACCATCGCCGGTATCTCGAAGGAATTCGGCCGGAACACCGCCGACCTGTCGGACCGTGAGAACGTTCAGTTCCACTGGATCGAAGTCGAGAACGTCCCGGAGATCTGGAAGCGCCTCGAAGCCGTCGGGCTCAAGACCACCGAAGCGTGCGGTGACTGCCCTCGCGTCGTCCTCGGTTCTCCCCTGGCCGGCGAATCGCTCGACGAGGTCCTCGATCCCACCCCGGCGATCGACGAGATCGTGCGCCGCTACATCGGCGACCCCAAGTACTCCAACCTGCCGCGCAAGTTCAAGACCGCCATCTCCGGCCAGCAGGATGTTGTTCACGAGATCAACGACATCGCCTTCATCGGCGTGAACCACCCCGAGCACGGCCCGGGCCTCGACCTCTGGGTCGGCGGCGGACTGTCCACCAACCCGATGCTGGCGCAGCGCGTCGGCGCCTGGATTCCGCTCGACGAGGTCCCCGATGTCTGGGAGGGCGTCGTCTCGATCTTCCGTGACTACGGCTACCGCCGTCTGCGCGCGAAGGCCAGGCTCAAGTTCCTCGTCAAGGACTGGGGTATCGAGAAGTTCCGCGAGGTTCTCGAGACCGAGTACCTGAAGCGTCCGCTCATCGACGGCCCCGCGCCCGAGAAGCCCAAGCGCCCGATCGATCACGTCGGTATCCAGAAGACCCGCAACGGCCACAACGCAGTCGGTTTCGCTCCGATCGCCGGCCGCGTCTCGGGAGACATCCTGGCTCAGGTCGCCGACGCCGCCGAGAAGGCCGGCAGCGACCGGATCCGCTTCACTCCGTACCAGAAGCTGATCATCCTCGACGTCGCCGACGAGACGCTCGAGCCGCTCATCGCCGATCTCGACGCGCTGGGTCTTCCCGCCCGTCCGTCGCACTGGCGCAAGAACCTGATGGCCTGCTCCGGCATCGAGTTCTGCAAGCTCTCGTTCGCCGAGACCCGCAAGCGTTCGCAGGTGCTCGTGCCCGAACTCGAACAGCGTCTTGCCGACATCAACAGCCAGCTCGACGTGCCGATCACCATCAACATCAACGGTTGCCCCAACTCCTGCGCTCGCTCGCAGATCGCCGACATCGGCTTCAAGGGCCAACTCGTCGACGACGGTGAGGGGAATCAAGTCGAGGGTTTCCAGGTTCATCTGGGAGGCAGCCTCGGATTCGACAGCGCCTTCGGACGCAAGCTGCGCCAGCACAAGGTCACCAGCGTCGAGATGGGTGACTACATCGACCGCGTCGTACGTCAGTTCGTCAAGAACCGCAACGAAGGTGAACGGTTCGCCGAATGGGCAGTGCGCGCAGACGAAGGAGATTTGCGATGA
- a CDS encoding sirohydrochlorin chelatase, whose protein sequence is MVPLIAVAHGSRDPRSARVIAAAVAALREVRPDLDVRLAFLDLNAPSIDQVLDGVAHDGHTHAVVVPMLLGNAFHARVDLPGLLAAAATRHPQLTVFQADVLGRDARLIEAVRERILEVGARPDDPSVGVALAAVGSSDARANAATAELASTLLGGTNWSGVRICFATSAEPTVAQAISALEQDGAERVVVAPWFLAPGLLTDRLSAAAATACPRARFADTIGGHSLLIETMIDRYRQVADALPGRLVRSA, encoded by the coding sequence ATGGTTCCGCTCATCGCTGTTGCGCACGGCAGCCGTGACCCCCGTTCTGCTCGGGTGATCGCGGCTGCTGTGGCAGCTCTTCGTGAAGTCCGGCCAGACCTCGATGTCCGGCTGGCGTTCCTCGACCTCAATGCACCGTCCATCGATCAGGTCCTGGACGGAGTTGCACACGACGGCCACACTCACGCCGTTGTTGTTCCGATGCTGCTGGGCAATGCCTTCCACGCCCGGGTAGATCTGCCCGGACTCTTGGCCGCTGCCGCGACACGCCACCCCCAGTTGACCGTGTTCCAAGCAGACGTACTGGGTCGCGATGCTCGGCTGATCGAGGCAGTACGCGAGCGAATTCTCGAAGTGGGTGCCCGGCCGGACGATCCGTCGGTCGGTGTCGCTCTTGCGGCAGTCGGCTCGTCCGATGCGCGCGCCAATGCCGCGACCGCAGAATTGGCGTCCACTCTCCTCGGCGGAACCAACTGGTCGGGCGTTCGAATCTGTTTCGCGACATCCGCGGAACCGACAGTTGCCCAGGCGATCTCCGCACTCGAACAGGACGGCGCCGAACGTGTTGTCGTCGCACCGTGGTTCTTGGCTCCCGGCCTACTGACCGATCGACTCAGCGCTGCCGCAGCAACTGCATGTCCGCGCGCGCGTTTCGCCGACACGATCGGTGGGCACTCTCTACTGATCGAAACGATGATCGACCGTTACCGACAAGTCGCTGATGCACTACCCGGCCGTCTGGTCCGCTCCGCCTGA
- a CDS encoding sulfate/molybdate ABC transporter ATP-binding protein, with translation MITVTGARKNYGDFAALDDVTVNIPSGSLTALLGPSGSGKSTLLRSIAGLEELDSGTITIAGKDVTGVSPQKRDIGFVFQHYAAFKHMTVRDNVAFGLKIRKRPKPEIEKKVNELLGIVGLDGFQHRYPAQLSGGQRQRMALARALAVDPQVLLLDEPFGALDAKVRADLRTWLRRLHDEVHVTTVLVTHDQEEALDVADRIAVLNKGRIEQIGEPADLYDRPSNDFVMSFLGSVAKLNGQLVRPHDIRLGRDPSMALAQESGTAESLGVTRATVERVVYLGFEVRVDLRNEATGELFSAQVTRGDSAALHLEAGETVYARATRVPDLPETPVSTPVQEPVTVSVVGQV, from the coding sequence ATGATCACAGTGACCGGGGCCCGCAAGAACTACGGTGATTTCGCGGCGCTCGACGACGTGACGGTCAACATTCCCTCGGGTTCGTTGACGGCATTGCTCGGGCCCAGTGGCTCGGGAAAGTCGACGTTGCTGCGTTCGATCGCAGGGCTCGAAGAACTCGATTCGGGAACCATCACCATCGCAGGCAAGGACGTCACCGGCGTCTCGCCGCAGAAGCGTGACATCGGTTTCGTGTTCCAGCACTACGCGGCGTTCAAGCACATGACCGTGCGGGACAACGTGGCGTTCGGGCTCAAGATCCGCAAGCGCCCGAAGCCGGAGATCGAGAAGAAGGTCAACGAACTACTGGGGATCGTCGGTCTCGACGGGTTTCAGCATCGGTACCCCGCGCAGCTCTCCGGCGGTCAGCGTCAGCGCATGGCGTTGGCGCGCGCTCTGGCTGTGGATCCACAGGTGCTCCTGCTCGACGAGCCCTTCGGCGCGCTCGACGCGAAGGTGCGTGCCGACCTGCGCACGTGGTTGCGTCGCCTGCACGACGAGGTGCACGTCACCACCGTCCTGGTCACCCACGACCAGGAAGAGGCTCTCGACGTCGCCGACCGCATCGCGGTGCTGAACAAGGGGCGGATCGAGCAGATCGGTGAACCTGCCGACCTGTACGACCGCCCGTCCAACGACTTCGTGATGTCCTTCCTCGGATCCGTCGCGAAGCTCAACGGGCAGTTGGTCCGTCCGCACGACATCCGCCTCGGCCGCGATCCGAGCATGGCTCTCGCGCAGGAATCCGGAACGGCCGAGTCGCTCGGCGTCACACGCGCAACAGTCGAGCGCGTCGTGTACCTCGGCTTCGAGGTTCGAGTGGACCTGCGCAACGAGGCAACCGGCGAGCTCTTCTCGGCTCAGGTCACGCGCGGTGACAGTGCAGCGCTGCACCTCGAGGCGGGGGAGACGGTGTACGCGCGTGCTACCCGGGTGCCGGATCTGCCGGAGACCCCGGTGTCGACGCCGGTGCAGGAGCCGGTCACGGTGAGCGTGGTCGGCCAGGTATGA
- the cysT gene encoding sulfate ABC transporter permease subunit CysT: protein MTDTIDPTPVARRRKLARVTGSVGPLGIGVATLWLSVIVLLPLAALTATAFDEGISGFWDAVTAPVALASLRVTLLVSVIVALINVVMGTIIAWVLVRDDFPGKRIVNSMIDLPFALPTIVASIVLLSLYGPQSPIDIHLNATQPGLIVALAFVTLPFVVRSVQPVLMEVDREVEEAAASLGASNWTIFRSVVLPTLAPAVISGAGLAFARAIGEYGSVVLIGGNIPRVTQMTSQYIQQQIEIDRPTNAAAVSVALLAIAFVTLFVLRIFASRGQRREESSR, encoded by the coding sequence GTGACTGACACTATTGACCCCACCCCCGTGGCTCGTCGGCGAAAACTCGCGCGGGTCACGGGGAGTGTGGGGCCGCTCGGAATCGGAGTGGCCACCCTGTGGCTCTCCGTCATCGTTCTGCTTCCGCTCGCCGCGTTGACCGCCACCGCGTTCGACGAGGGGATCTCCGGATTCTGGGACGCCGTCACCGCACCCGTCGCCTTGGCGTCGTTGCGCGTGACGTTGTTGGTCTCGGTGATCGTGGCATTGATCAACGTCGTGATGGGCACGATCATCGCGTGGGTGCTGGTCCGGGACGACTTCCCGGGCAAGCGCATCGTCAACTCGATGATCGATCTGCCGTTCGCGCTACCGACCATCGTGGCATCGATCGTGCTGCTGTCCCTCTACGGCCCGCAGTCACCGATCGACATCCATCTCAATGCAACTCAGCCCGGACTGATCGTGGCATTGGCCTTCGTGACCTTGCCGTTCGTCGTCCGTTCCGTGCAGCCGGTGCTGATGGAGGTCGACCGCGAAGTCGAGGAAGCCGCTGCGTCGTTGGGAGCTTCCAACTGGACGATCTTTCGCTCGGTTGTTCTCCCGACGTTGGCGCCTGCCGTCATCTCCGGTGCGGGCCTCGCGTTCGCCAGAGCGATCGGTGAATACGGCTCGGTCGTTCTGATCGGCGGCAACATCCCACGCGTGACACAGATGACGTCGCAGTACATTCAGCAGCAGATCGAGATCGATCGTCCGACCAACGCCGCTGCCGTCTCGGTAGCGTTGCTGGCCATCGCATTCGTGACGCTGTTCGTCCTGCGAATCTTCGCCTCGCGGGGACAGCGACGTGAGGAGAGTTCCCGATGA
- the cysD gene encoding sulfate adenylyltransferase subunit CysD: protein MTVDLTPSRPQLDGTQFDTLDALESEAIHIFREVAGEFERPVILFSGGKDSTVLLHLAIKAFWPAPLPFTLLHVDTGHNLQEVLDFRDHVVAKYNLRLHVASVEEYIADGRLTERPDGIRNPLQTVPLLDAISENRFDAVFGGARRDEERARAKERIFSLRNAFGQWDPKKQRPELWNLYNGRHSPGEQVRVFPLSNFTELDIWRYIARDNVELASIYYAHQRPVYQRDGMWMTPGVWGGPADGEELQTLSVRYRTVGDGSTTGAVLSDAADNEAILAEVAASRLTERGATRGDDRVSEAAMEDRKREGYF, encoded by the coding sequence ATGACAGTTGACTTGACACCTTCACGGCCTCAGCTCGACGGCACACAGTTCGATACTCTCGACGCCCTCGAGTCCGAAGCGATCCACATCTTCCGAGAGGTAGCCGGCGAATTCGAACGCCCGGTCATTCTCTTCTCGGGCGGTAAGGATTCCACGGTGCTGCTGCATCTGGCGATCAAGGCCTTCTGGCCTGCGCCGTTGCCGTTCACCCTGCTGCATGTCGACACCGGCCACAACCTGCAGGAAGTCCTCGACTTCCGCGACCACGTGGTGGCCAAGTACAACCTGCGCCTGCACGTGGCCAGCGTCGAGGAGTACATCGCGGACGGTCGCCTCACCGAGCGTCCCGACGGTATCCGCAATCCTCTGCAGACCGTGCCGTTGCTGGACGCGATCTCGGAGAATCGCTTCGACGCCGTCTTCGGTGGCGCTCGCCGCGACGAGGAGCGGGCACGTGCCAAGGAGCGGATCTTCTCACTGCGCAACGCTTTCGGCCAGTGGGATCCCAAGAAGCAGCGCCCGGAGCTGTGGAACCTCTACAACGGTCGCCACTCCCCCGGCGAGCAGGTGCGCGTCTTCCCGCTCAGCAACTTCACCGAACTGGACATCTGGCGTTACATCGCTCGCGACAATGTCGAACTCGCCAGCATCTACTACGCCCACCAGCGTCCGGTGTACCAGCGCGACGGCATGTGGATGACCCCCGGAGTCTGGGGTGGGCCGGCTGACGGCGAAGAGCTGCAGACCCTTTCGGTGCGTTACCGCACCGTCGGCGACGGTTCGACCACCGGTGCTGTTCTCTCCGATGCGGCTGACAACGAAGCGATCCTCGCCGAGGTTGCGGCATCACGTTTGACCGAGCGCGGCGCGACCCGTGGCGACGACCGAGTTTCCGAAGCGGCCATGGAAGACCGCAAGCGAGAGGGCTACTTCTGA